The following are encoded in a window of Candidatus Neomarinimicrobiota bacterium genomic DNA:
- a CDS encoding GIY-YIG nuclease family protein yields MNIVLYILKSKASSMRYIGITNNLQNRIKRHRINQSVLKRMLGEFELIYTEDYSDYKSARKREKYFKSGVGREWMNKNL; encoded by the coding sequence ATGAATATAGTTCTTTATATATTGAAAAGTAAAGCGTCGTCAATGCGCTATATTGGTATCACTAATAATTTACAAAATCGAATTAAACGACATCGTATAAATCAATCCGTCCTGAAAAGAATGCTTGGTGAATTTGAATTAATCTATACGGAAGATTACTCGGATTATAAGTCCGCTCGTAAAAGAGAAAAATATTTTAAAAGCGGTGTAGGTAGAGAATGGATGAATAAAAATCTTTAA
- a CDS encoding NAAT family transporter has translation MNILLDTELQFLLLCLSTLFTLVNPLGITPIFVVMTDRFSKKDRIRIAKKGIMTGTVTLVVFTFLGSIIFKLYGITVEAFQIMGGILFFRSGLRMLEAKVGRTRTTESEREEFKESDEIAISPIGVPLITGPGAITGVMLLSGQTPSDYSIGTLLLAVLVTMTVFYYILRAGDGLGKKIGLTGMRVIQRIMGLILMVIAVQFIINGVETIFNRL, from the coding sequence ATGAACATTCTCTTAGACACCGAACTTCAATTCTTGCTCTTATGCCTTTCCACCTTGTTTACATTAGTAAATCCACTGGGCATTACACCGATTTTTGTCGTCATGACTGATCGTTTTTCTAAAAAAGATCGAATTCGAATAGCAAAAAAAGGCATCATGACAGGAACTGTTACATTAGTTGTATTTACTTTTTTGGGATCCATCATTTTCAAATTATATGGTATTACTGTAGAAGCGTTTCAAATCATGGGTGGTATTTTATTTTTTAGAAGTGGACTGCGGATGCTTGAGGCAAAGGTAGGACGAACCAGAACTACCGAATCTGAGCGTGAAGAATTTAAGGAATCGGATGAAATAGCCATTAGCCCTATCGGTGTTCCCCTAATCACAGGGCCGGGAGCCATTACAGGTGTGATGCTTTTATCCGGGCAGACACCTTCTGACTATAGTATCGGCACCTTGCTTTTGGCTGTATTAGTCACCATGACGGTTTTCTATTATATTTTAAGAGCCGGAGATGGATTGGGTAAAAAGATCGGCCTGACAGGAATGAGAGTAATCCAGCGAATCATGGGACTAATCCTCATGGTCATTGCCGTTCAATTTATCATAAACGGTGTAGAAACAATTTTTAATAGATTATAA
- a CDS encoding aminotransferase class V-fold PLP-dependent enzyme → MNKLDRRQFLGAIAKPTAVASVMMTNPALMAKAISKIKSATGDSKSIARDESYWREIQQGYTADRSMINLNNGGVSPSPTVVQNAMKRHLDFSNTSPAYSMWRILEPQREPVRRRLARAFKCDPEEIALTRNASEGLQICQNGIDLKSGDEVLTTTQDYGRMINTFKQRECRDGIVMKQFKIPVPADNDNEIVRLFEKNITPKTKMILMCHMINLTGQILPVKKVVTMARKYDIPVIVDGAHTFAHFDFDINDLDCDYYATSLHKWLCAPHGTGMLYVRKEKVAGLWPLQASNKCGKDDIRKFEEIGTHPAANYLAIGDALTFHQGIGSKNKEERLNYLRDRWAKRLLKHDRIKLHTSLKPGKGCAIATVQIEGIETSDVAKHLWKKYRIFVVAINHKEFSGCRVTPHVYTTIEEIDRFSDAMEDILKNGVDV, encoded by the coding sequence ATGAACAAATTAGATCGCCGCCAATTTTTAGGCGCAATCGCAAAACCAACTGCTGTTGCTTCAGTAATGATGACAAATCCTGCCCTAATGGCCAAAGCTATTTCCAAGATTAAGAGTGCAACGGGTGACTCAAAATCCATTGCCAGGGATGAATCCTACTGGCGCGAGATACAACAGGGATACACCGCCGATCGTAGTATGATTAATCTAAATAATGGTGGCGTTAGTCCTTCACCTACTGTGGTCCAGAATGCCATGAAACGACATCTGGATTTTTCAAATACATCACCTGCTTATTCGATGTGGCGCATATTAGAGCCCCAGCGTGAACCGGTTCGGCGACGGCTTGCTAGAGCCTTTAAATGTGACCCTGAGGAAATCGCACTTACACGGAATGCATCGGAAGGACTTCAAATATGCCAGAACGGAATTGACTTGAAATCCGGTGATGAAGTTCTAACCACCACACAAGATTATGGCCGCATGATTAATACATTTAAGCAACGGGAATGCCGCGACGGGATTGTAATGAAACAATTTAAGATTCCTGTACCGGCTGATAATGATAACGAAATTGTCCGATTGTTTGAAAAAAATATTACACCCAAAACAAAAATGATTCTCATGTGCCACATGATTAACCTAACTGGGCAAATCCTGCCGGTGAAAAAAGTAGTAACTATGGCACGCAAGTATGACATTCCGGTTATTGTGGATGGCGCCCATACATTCGCCCATTTTGATTTTGATATTAATGATCTGGATTGTGATTATTATGCCACCAGTCTTCACAAATGGTTATGTGCGCCTCACGGGACAGGCATGTTATATGTCCGAAAAGAAAAGGTTGCTGGACTCTGGCCTCTCCAAGCATCCAATAAATGTGGGAAAGATGATATTCGGAAATTTGAAGAGATTGGAACGCATCCTGCTGCTAACTATTTAGCCATTGGAGATGCACTTACTTTTCATCAAGGAATTGGCAGTAAAAATAAAGAAGAGCGATTAAACTATCTCAGGGATCGTTGGGCTAAACGCCTTTTAAAACACGATCGAATCAAGCTGCATACCAGTCTAAAACCTGGAAAAGGTTGTGCCATTGCCACTGTTCAAATTGAAGGGATAGAAACTTCTGATGTAGCCAAACATTTATGGAAAAAATATCGCATATTTGTAGTGGCGATTAACCATAAGGAATTCAGCGGATGTCGTGTGACACCTCATGTGTATACGACAATCGAAGAGATTGATCGATTCTCAGATGCAATGGAAGATATTCTGAAGAATGGTGTGGATGTATGA